The Plasmodium vinckei vinckei genome assembly, chromosome: PVVCY_06 genome contains a region encoding:
- a CDS encoding cytochrome c oxidase assembly protein COX19, putative codes for MDTKRSIVKKPDRGSFPLDHSNECTSIKNNYLKCLKEHKNDHISCKKYSKEYFICRIDNNLLEKQDLSNLGFYENESDHESRLKNFKNVYSYNAYKERMEASKEKNKMKEYNDAKFDNKKNIIYHAKDIENKDKIALKDSDGFLNLQTIKNDVSGSNNIKENIPMESNEQIAIKRKEESGYLAGKEYLQVLLEKKKNKKSFLSSLFKNSNT; via the coding sequence atggatacaAAAAGAAGCATCGTTAAGAAGCCGGATAGAGGAAGTTTCCCCTTAGACCATAGCAACGAGTGTACatcaataaaaaacaattatttaaaatgctTAAAGgaacataaaaatgatcatattagttgtaaaaaatattcgaaagagtattttatatgtagaATTGATAACAATTTACTAGAGAAGCAAGATTTAAGTAACTTAggtttttatgaaaatgaatCAGATCACGAAAGTCGATTAAAAAACTTTAAGAATGTATATAGTTACAATGCGTACAAGGAAAGAATGGAAGCctcaaaagaaaaaaataaaatgaaagaatataatgatgcaaaatttgataataaaaaaaacattatttatcATGCTAAAGATATAGAAAACAAAGACAAAATAGCTCTAAAAGATAGCGAtggttttttaaatttacaaaCTATAAAAAACGATGTAAGTGGTAGCAATAacataaaagaaaatataccAATGGAATCGAATGAACAAATTGCAATAAAACGAAAGGAGGAAAGTGGATATTTAGCTGGAAAAGAATATTTACAAGTATTgttagaaaaaaagaaaaataaaaaatcatttttaagtagcctatttaaaaatagcaATACATGA
- a CDS encoding ATP dependent RNA helicase, putative, which yields MIRVKNGMNTLIDIQNINHSTHLSITDMNVLNKSLKSKKKISRNINLNGTIFNNFLENYNYSNLNERKNGIVGKGSIFSRKEYINSYGWKNNMIRNIYRICYNNKIVKILSIGYVTEASNNKRNGKNKSTAFEENQLNSNEYEDRRFIQGNNVNDKNIFNNEDNKILNRHKHVDVSILNVEEEIINNLKLILKISKLYMYQYIIFNEIVVKNCKHLLIYNKTGTGKTLCYLLPLIQKIINDKFDCSRNVLILTQNIYLCKQLYIYILSIYPNLNVCILSDENDSFSNMKKMRSNVVVKNSIINKEEFNTDMEIGNSGIHFYLCTPNKFESYIKNYKNKKKNDKNIMNNVLNCVNTIVVDEFDYIIENRRLIFNFLFYYSSKNGLNSIENEIDKKENNNNYDNLNYKDFNMYLFTANINELMMKKINKHLSDFIFFDFVNGIKEVIKNNENENIASCSSNKNKNDNSFQLLSKENKKYSLCNLNISHFICKINTPSKYKYVPYFLNIFFFNQKGLSNKNQSMLEHPKQFDDIDKDEYDSNKLISDYMNQDTSTIIEDDSKINKCIIFSNSKDEVEKLYENSFLKPHAVMIHSDLLTAQKNENINLFKLGKKKILITTDIVSRGLDIENVVFILNYSPPVSPNDYVHRSGRTGRGKEKGVCLTIYHKYEYQNLEKVIKYTKNNFQVILCPHADEVYKFSVDTLTDTIMKIPPEKYEFLHNKSRELFEAYNTRIIAQILSILLKFDKKCQDISLLSGKKNYTSVLIKDPFFELIKNKDDIINMLKATIGSGNFSSIVGDVAKCDEGYIADICSSSVNKIINLFNNSNSHYRNKGVEINTIIELPQIVREKKPAMKKNKKTPWIKYKLQRKKVIILGRKEDKHKKKGTAEFIKDINRPI from the exons ATGATACGAGTGAAAAATGGCATGAACACACTTATTGATATACAAAACATTAACCATTCAACTCATTTATCAATTACTGATATGAATGTGTTAAACAAAAGTTTAAAAAgcaagaagaaaataagccgaaatataaatttaaatggaacaattttcaataattttttggaaaattataattattcaaatttaaatgaaagaaaaaatggtATAGTAGGTAAAGGTTCAATATTTAGTAGGAAGGAGTATATTAATAGTTATGgatggaaaaataatatgatcagaaatatatatagaatttgttataataataaaatagtaaaaatattatctatAGGATATGTTACTGAAgcaagtaataataaaaggaaTGGTAAGAATAAAAGTACAGCTTTTGAAGAGAACCAATTGAATAGTAACGAATATGAAGATCGAAGATTCATACAAggaaataatgtaaatgataaaaatatatttaataatgaagataataaaatattaaatagaCACAAACATGTAGATGTAAGTATATTAAATGTCGAAGAagaaattattaacaaCCTAAAATTAAtcttaaaaataagtaaattatatatgtatcaatatatcatatttaatgaaatcgttgtaaaaaattgtaagcatttacttatatataataaaacaggAACGGGAAAAACtttatgttatttattaccattaatacaaaagataataaatgataaatttgATTGTAGTAGAAATGTATTAATACTtacacaaaatatatatttatgtaaacagttatatatttatattttgtctATATACCCTAATTTAAATGTGTGTATATTAAGTGATGAGAATGATTCTTTTAGCAATATGAAAAAGATGAGATCAAATGTTGttgttaaaaatagtattataaataaggAAGAGTTTAATACAGATATGGAAATAGGAAACAGTggaatacatttttatttatgtacaCCTAATAAGTTTGAgagttatataaaaaattataaaaacaagaaaaaaaatgataaaaacaTTATGAACAATGTTTTGAATTGTGTTAATACTATTGTTGTTGATGAGTTTGACTatattatagaaaataGAAGATtgatatttaattttttattttattattcttcAAAAAATGGATTAAATTCcatagaaaatgaaatagataagaaagaaaataataataattatgataatttaaattataaagattttaatatgtatttatttacagctaatataaatgaattaatgatgaaaaaaataaataagcatttgtctgattttatttttttcgattttgTTAATGGCATTAAAGAAgtgattaaaaataatgaaaatgaaaatatagcTTCGTGTAGCtcgaataaaaataagaatgataattcatttcaattattaagtaaagaaaacaaaaagtatagtttatgtaatttaaacatttctcattttatatgcaaaataaatactccatcaaaatataaatatgtcccctattttttaaatatatttttttttaaccaAAAAGgtttatcaaataaaaatcaaagTATGCTTGAGCACCCAAAACAATTTGATGATATAGATAAAGATGAATATGATAGTAATAAGCTAATTTCTGATTATATGAATCAAGATACATCTACAATTATTGAGGATGATagcaaaataaacaaatgcataattttttcgaaCTCAAAAGACGAg gtGGAAAAGTTGTACgaaaattcatttttgaAACCCCATGCAGTTATGATACATTCAGATTTATTGACagcacaaaaaaatgaaaatataaatttatttaaattaggaaaaaaaaaaatacttatTACAACAGATATAGTGAGTAGAGGATTGGATATAGAGAATGTGGTTTTCATCTTAAATTATTCCCCACCAGTGTCCCCAAATGATTATGTACACAG GTCTGGGCGAACTGGAAGAGGAAAGGAAAAGGGAGTTTGTCTAACAATTTAccataaatatgaataccaaaatttagaaaaagttataaaatatacaaaaaataattttcagGTTATTCTATGTCCACATGCAGATGAAGTATACAAATTTTCTGTGGATACATTAACAG ATacaataatgaaaatacctcctgaaaaatatgaatttcTTCATAATAAATCGAGAGAATTATTTGAAGCATATAATACAAGAATAATAGCTCAAATATtgtctattttattaaaattcgATAAAAAATGTCAAGATATTTCTTTGTTATCaggaaagaaaaattacaCTTCtgttttaataaaagatCCATTTTTTGAG cttATTAAGAATAAAGatgatattattaatatgctGAAAGCTACAATAGGGAGTGGAAACTTTTCAAGC ATTGTCGGAGACGTAGCAAAATGTGATGAAGGTTATATTGCAGATATTTGTAGTAGTTCggttaataaaattataaatttatttaacaaTTCAAATTCACACTACAGAAATAAAGGGGTAGAAATCAATACAATAATAGAGTTACCTCAAATTGTTCGAGAGAAAAAACCTGCCATGAAgaagaacaaaaaaacaCCCTGGATAAAATa TAAATTACAAAGAAAGAAGGTCATAATTTTAGGAAGAAAGGAGGATAAACATAAGAAGAAAGGAACTGCCGAATTCATAAAAGACATAAACAGGCCCATTTAG
- a CDS encoding mitochondrial phosphate carrier protein, putative: MLKNRSETKFPFGSVSPLWCRQIPYTMAKFYFFEKIVQSMYDNVFTQPKDTYSKSTQLGITFASGYLSGIICALVSHPADNMISQLGKIENKGKSLSIITKEMGMYNLFTKGICTRVLMIGTLTGLQWWIYDTFKSVMGLGTSGSGSGAKK; this comes from the coding sequence ATGTTAAAAAACAGAAGCGAAACAAAATTTCCATTTGGTAGTGTTTCACCTTTATGGTGTCGTCAAATCCCATATACTATGgctaaattttatttttttgaaaaaattgttcAATCAATGTATGATAATGTATTTACCCAACCAAAGGACACCTATTCTAAGTCAACCCAATTAGGTATAACTTTCGCGTCAGGATATTTATCTGGTATTATATGTGCACTAGTTTCACATCCTGCCGATAATATGATATCCCAATTAGGAAAGATAGAAAACAAGGGGAAAAGTTTGTCTATTATAACAAAAGAGATGGGAatgtataatttatttacgAAAGGTATATGTACAAGGGTTTTAATGATAGGAACATTAACAGGTTTACAGTGGTGGATATATGATACATTTAAATCAGTTATGGGATTAGGCACATCCGGATCAGGATCTGGTgctaaaaaatga
- a CDS encoding dynein heavy chain, putative, giving the protein MNDDFECFIKKKITSLLRIRENIFTACMQHGTNKDELNNFFLTSPVNTVLFFVLYKHTYDGETGDQAILENSIAQSTEETNNNIEKEEINKSPENKKDIDSQIHSHNSTDETIKNQNDESKKTEKTNEKENISNEELRNNTNQNDNKEEITSEAANNNCEGEENADETKKTKCNHYILKMSINNINIDDHEKENLQSPSIQPMTNKKNITTSKQIVYFLKIKNDKIQDNLDEYFNDNYTFGNLHHNYINNFKTYFKIFFIPFFLSLVKKNDAFEYLGKEIEHNEKMDDILIKIQNFKKNEMFYNKLYNLNELNENKYLNIIEKEKQENSHYELEWQSTYSDIIINPPNLDTNNFMHQQKDFSNIDDKTTILNKDCENKNIDEINAKNELIPNTYDIINNLPEHIDELNYRENENDITVEKKEKFIRNKNILSVLYYLISYYKQILKVEQMSYNEINTDIIKLKDNAINIDNYLRTIYNLTKNFMLKEQKNYYKKTNDKTHPAYWKERYHRIYNFLEKINSKKFEKIIENIKGKVYNNELSNEIKSLLKEIESIHIESFEMIKFSKLLENSFETLRHSNINKMKNGIKLVIRKIKNIWLSSNYFRKEEIIIAFFLKLSEIIFEFIHFLAIKVKKINNPKSIKKNMSKCIDILKFYEKEFIYAKLDIEIIDIRKNWYFDKSLIFKNIRHLQHVLATLHTVYSEIIYFTDLCLLKLKKLVNNKKIMNSIMVEVNKLYEPFNGVLKNIYQYDDESIMQLMKNLNEQCLNIEKKCIKIISMQFSNLRDTKSTYLLVEKFQNLKKNYKIDRLLIKKLYDILFLYKRELYLYINLFNNMCNNKDLDIYKRFLFCLNIYKKIKKPILIFKTNNYITTSNEYKIIVKLYINFCKKMFSYIVEKYVQWKNNSLSQMNKFLSSNIITINKQLNFFYVINFDNNFFKTLYEYAYIESIYDFNAPIEILNMYKLKKNLYKYLYELDEIILFYKKFTENTSIIQQKVLIKYFQEFEQKLIYISNNINWLNLNIYHYINDLNNCKNTIQNVHLSLSYSLNSIDKIIFNMQNINVVKYIEWENMNPLNIQPFFNYFEQYRINEIKKAVEKYKEISQILIKIEQIIEKTKNGRSEVMDELYYLYQCKIYKCLSLIIIKGLCTYETLIENDFPKKVLHNYKPCLYIKEDIHSDVFLNNSIQNIFKLISKLLTNLLLSSSEFIRWLDYSCIEVPISLKEDFEFFKTKFSFYQSVSKNKIIIDRIIHIHQLIQNVFQKANKYIYSFLKYDNIINSIVKTQNNFSMQQNITYPLIYYDNILKYITNIQNKIDKENDKKTIQFISLNISFVLNAIKNKLFDSKKFFFNNLHYIFTTLKCSTLSEITKYSGILKTSSNSMDKYENIIKTINKIKAENINIEINIQKTEEIYNMLSIYEDINIKDEEKNKILLLYPLYLNMLNLAFFNDNLMFTVKKEFYEKTKKKIILFEEKIKNILEKFHSVGPSSENIDLNEGMESLKKYINDFKSLEIEKEEIIKDQILCNMKILLFEKFYLLKNTIKIYNSIYSIYNYYVTRINDFLDITYYKLNVKVSIPKNETILIELCTIKKTIYNIYITYIFLINCRMYINH; this is encoded by the exons atgaatgatGATTTTGAATGctttataaagaaaaaaatcacATCACTCTTGAGGATTCGAgagaatatttttaccGCCTGCATGCAACAT GGGACAAATAAAgatgaattaaataatttttttttgacgTCACCTGTTAATACTGTCCTGTTTTTCGTTCTTTACAAGCACACATATG ATGGTGAAACAGGTGATCAAGCAATTTTGGAAAATAGTATTGCCCAGTCAACGGAAGAAACAAACAACAATATAGAAAaggaagaaataaataagtctccagaaaataaaaaagatatagaTAGTCAAATCCATTCCCATAATAGCACCGAtgaaacaataaaaaaccAAAATGACGAAAGTAAAAAAActgaaaaaacaaatgaaaaggaaaatatttctaatGAGGAACTACGAAATAATACAAAccaaaatgataataaagaagaaaTTACATCCGAGGCGgctaataataattgtgAAGGAGAAGAAAATGCTGACgagacaaaaaaaacaaaatgcaACCACTATATACTAAAAATgagtataaataatataaacattGATGAtcatgaaaaagaaaatttacaATCCCCGAGTATTCAACCAATGactaacaaaaaaaatataactacCTCTAAGCAAATTGTTTACtttctaaaaataaaaaatgataaaattcaAGACAACTTagatgaatattttaatgataATTACACCTTTGGAAATTTAcatcataattatattaacaattttaaaacatatttcaaaatattttttataccattttttttgtctttagtaaaaaaaaatgatgcaTTTGAATATCTTGGTAAAGAAATCGaacataatgaaaaaatggatgatatattaattaaaatacaaaattttaaaaaaaatgaaatgttttacaataaattatataatctaAATGAACTAAacgaaaataaatatttgaatatcATAGAAAAGGAAAAGCAAGAAAACTCCCACTACGAACTTGAATGGCAATCTACTTATTCAGACATAATTATAAACCCCCCAAATTTAGacacaaataattttatgcaTCAACAAAAAGATTTCTCTAATATAGACGACAAAACTACCATACTCAACAAAGAttgtgaaaataaaaacattgaCGAAATAAACGccaaaaatgaattaatcCCTAATACTTACGATATTATAAACAATCTACCTGAACACATTGATGAGTTAAATTATAGGGagaatgaaaatgatataacagtagaaaaaaaagaaaaatttatacgaaataaaaatattttaagcGTATTATACTATTTAATAAGCTACTATAAGCAAATACTAAAAGTAGAGCAAATGTCATACAACGAAATAAATACAGACATAATAAAACTTAAAGACAAtgctataaatatagataacTATTTAAGaacaatttataatttaacaaaaaattttatgttaaaagaacaaaaaaattattacaaaaaaacaaatgacAAAACACATCCTGCATATTGGAAGGAAAGATATCATagaatttataattttcttgaaaaaattaatagtaaaaaattcgaaaaaattattgaaaatatcAAAGGGaaagtatataataatgaattgTCTAATGAAATTAAATCCTTACtaaaagaaatagaaaGTATTCACATAGAATCATTTGAAATGATTAAATTTAGTAAGCTCTTAGAAAATTCTTTTGAAACATTAAGACAcagtaatataaataaaatgaaaaatggtATTAAATTAGTTATacgtaaaataaaaaatatatggttaagttcaaattattttagaaaagaagaaataataattgcaTTTTTTCTCAAATTATCAGAAATCATATTTgaatttatacattttctaGCTATCaaggtaaaaaaaataaataatcctaaaagtattaaaaaaaatatgtctaAATGCATAGACATTTTGAAGTTTTATGAAAAGGAATTTATTTATGCTAAACTAGACATAGAAATAATCgatattagaaaaaattggtattttgataaaagtcttatattcaaaaatataagacaTCTTCAACATGTTTTGGCAACACTACATACAGTCTATTcagaaataatatatttcactGATTTATGCTTgctaaaattaaaaaaattagtaaataataaaaaaattatgaacagTATTATGGTAGAAGTTAATAAACTATATGAACCATTCAATGGTgtactaaaaaatatttatcaatACGATGACGAATCTATAATGCAactaatgaaaaatttaaatgaacaatgtttaaatatagaaaagaaatgtatcaaaattattagtatgcaattttcaaatttaagAGATACTAAATCTACTTATTTATTAGTTGAAAAATTCcaaaacttaaaaaaaaattataaaatcgatagacttttaataaaaaaattatatgacaTATTATTCCTATATAAAAGAgaactatatttatatataaatttatttaacaacatgtgtaataataaagatttagatatttataaaaggtTTCTTTTCTGcttaaacatatataaaaaaattaaaaagccAATCCTAATATTTAAgacaaataattatataacaaCATCAAATGAGTATAAAATTATCGTCAAACTATATATTAacttttgtaaaaaaatgttctCATATATTGTAGAGAAATATGTTcaatggaaaaataattctttatcacaaatgaataaattcttatcatcaaatattattactatcaATAAACaacttaattttttttatgtcataaattttgataataatttcttTAAGACATTATATGAGTACGCATATATTGAATCAATATACGATTTTAATGCCCCtattgaaatattaaatatgtataagttaaaaaaaaatttgtataaatatctTTACGAGCTAGATGaaattatacttttttataaaaaatttacagaAAACACTTCAATCATTCAGCAAAaagtattaataaaatatttccaaGAATTTGAACAAAAAttgatttatatttctaataatattaattggttaaatttaaacatatatcattatataaacGATCTAAATAATTGCAAAAATACAATCCAAAATGTCCATTTATCTTTATCCTATTCACTAAATAGTATagacaaaattatttttaatatgcaaaatattaatgtagtcaaatatatagaatgGGAAAATATGAACCCACTAAATATACAACCATTTTTTAACTACTTTGAACAGTATAgaataaatgaaattaaaaaagcagttgaaaaatataaagaaatttcacaaatattaataaaaatcgaacaaattatagaaaaaacaaaaaatggaagAAGTGAAGTTATGGatgaattatattatctttatcaatgtaaaatttataaatgtctaagtttaattattataaaaggTTTATGCACATATGAAACATTAATAGAAAATGATTTTCCAAAAAAAGTATTGCACAATTATAAACCatgcttatatataaaagaagaCATACATTCtgatgtttttttaaataattcaatacaaaatatatttaaacttatatcaaaattattaacaaatctattattatcttcTTCAGAATTTATTAGATGGCTAGATTATTCATGCATTGAAGTACCTATATCTTTAAAAGAAGactttgaattttttaaaactaaattttcattttatcaaagtgttagtaaaaataaaattattattgacagaataatacatatacatCAACTTATTCAAAATGTTTTTCAAAAAgccaataaatatatttatagttTTCTAAAATACGATAACATCATAAATTCAATTGTTAAAActcaaaataatttcagcatgcaacaaaatattacatatccattaatatattatgataatatactaaaatatataactaatattcaaaataaaattgacaaggaaaatgacaaaaaaactattcagtttatttctttaaatatttcatttgttCTTAATGctatcaaaaataaactttttgattcaaaaaaattcttCTTCAACAATTTGCACTACATATTTACCACTCTCAAATGTTCGACCTTAAGTGAAATCACGAAGTATag TGGTATATTAAAAACTTCATCTAACTCTATGGATAAATacgaaaatattataaaaacaatcaacaaaataaaagcagaaaatataaatatcgAAATAAATATCCAAAAGACAGaagaaatttataatatgctATCAATATACGAAGATATTAACATAAaggatgaagaaaaaaacaaaatattattactttaTCCCTTATACTTAAATATGCTAAACTTAGCATTTTTCAATGATAATTTAATGTTTACAGTAAAGAAAGAATTCTACgaaaagacaaaaaaaaag ataattttatttgaagaaaaaataaaaaacattttagaAAAGTTTCATTCGGTTGGTCCATCATCTGAAAATATCGATTTAAATGAAG GAATGGAAagcttaaaaaaatacataaatgattttaaaagcctagaaattgaaaaagaagaaataattaaagatcaaatattatgcaatatgaaaatattattatttgaaaaattctatttattgaaaaacacaatcaaaatttataattctatttattctatatacaattattaTGTTACTAGAATAAATGATTTTCTAGACATTACATATTACAAGCTAAATGTTAAGGTGAGCATtccaaaaaatgaaacaattttaatagaATTATGCACAATTAAGAAGACCATTtacaacatatatataacttatatttttttaataaattgcaggatgtatataaatcatTAA